Below is a genomic region from Medicago truncatula cultivar Jemalong A17 chromosome 3, MtrunA17r5.0-ANR, whole genome shotgun sequence.
TTATGTTACTAACACAAACCACCACTTGCATCAGCGTTAACTCAAGATGAGTCGGACgagacaaaacaaacaaacaaaacactCCATGAATACGCAGTAGGGGGGAGGGTTACTCGTGTTTGATTGTACAAcccaaaagagagaaaatgcaGGTGACGACATGACGGAAAAGATGGCGACTACCGAAAAAAAGGATGTTAACGGTTACTTCGATGTGGTGGAACGGTGTTGCGGAGGGATGACCTCATCGCCCCACCACTAGCAGTAGCTACATCGCTGTGAAAACGTTTGGATTGATCATTTGGTTTCCCACGACCATTGACTTGCTACTtacattgtttatttattttcacgATCCCATCCCCACCCTTTCCACATGATACATTCTCAatgtgaaaataaataattcacaCTACTAGAAGTTACCTGGCAGCAATgtgtattgtattttattttattttattaatatcgTTGTTCTCAAGAAATTTAACATAACTAACATTTTTTGTTTGGCCAGTCATATAAAATGCATGAGGCTTGtgttaaaataacaattttccCAGTAATTGTCAACTATACATTAGTACATTTTATATTGAGGTCTTCatgactacatttttttttcttcaattcccTAACCactagaaaagaagaaaaaaaaaacatttgttgtGTGTGAACTAAgattttactttgttttcttTGGCCTTGATCTCATGTATAAATATGTGTGTTAAGTATTATTCAATCAAGAACTAGCACATAGAACAACACTTTATTAGGTGTTAGCCATTGAAAACCAAGATCATTTTTCACTCATTTCTATTATCAAAACAGACGAAAGGTGAGAATGAAAACAAAGATCTTCAAGATAGTAGTAaaatttttgaccaaaaaaggtAAAGTTGATAAGGAAGAGCCGCTTTTTGATCTTAAGGAAGCTTTTTCCAAGTTTGCAAATGGTGAGAATCACATGTCAAAGGAACAACTACTTAGATTCATGGTGGAGTATCAAGGAGAGCAAAATTGCACCTTATTGGATTTGGAGCCAATCATtgaaaaggttttgaaaatggaaagTTCTAACACTGAAACTAGCAGTATTGTTGGACTCAGTTTGGATGACTTCATAAATTTTCTGCTTGTTGATGATTTCAATGGTCCCTTAAAAGATGAGGTATGCACTTCCTATGTCTGTTTATTGAAAGTTTGAGGCAGAAAAATTATGCTAATGTGTTTTATTGTTGTTCATTGTAGTTTCTACTTTtgcttttttgataaaaaatttagtcTTTAGGTTgagtttataaataaaaaaccattTGAGCAATGTGGCCTGCACTTTCTGgttagtatatatttttatttgccaAATCTGATGATCGTGGAGGAAATCTTGTAAATCTTGTATGGTCACAACTATTAATTTGGTCACACTATTTAAACACATTTACATAATtgtaaaaagatgaaaaaagaaaagaattaattttttccttGACCAtacaagtaaaaaacaagctgaGAAACTCAACATTCATTGGTAGCCAAACAGTTGATGACTTGGAACAATGATTAAATACAGCacttctttattttatatatttttgggtACACATCTTTCTTTCTATATCTATTGATTAATCAAATTTTAGTATACTTTTTTTCCTACTTGacttaaaagatatatttttccctactaaaattaattttcttttcctgGTTTTGACTATatgttattcaatttttttgtgatcttcttttaatctatttttatattttgttgactTTTCATGTTTTgactgttttgtttttcaaagaagtaaatatatttatttttaaaatttcaaaaacaaatagaaaactATAAATCGAGGtgcataagaaaatataaatattagaaagtgcccaaatttattttattctttatatttCTCTCACGTAAATATTAATGTAATCCTACATTTATTGTGTAGTATTTTGTAGGTTTTCCAATAGCACCTCTTAAAAGTCTTTCacttatttcttaaaaaaaaaagtctttcaCTTACTGTGAATCTGTGTTCAAAACAGTAAGTAGCTTgtgtataaattttttaaaatataatttaagaaaaattaaataagagagACAAGTTagactaatatttttttatatttaaaaaaacataaggattacaatttttaaaatttaaacataattatatatgcTTCAAGAGagaaattgttgaaaattttagtattaatataGTAAAAGATAAATTTAGTATCACGAAAGAGCcaagagttttttattttgtttttataacaaacaactaagactttttcttattttaaatgtcttatatattttactataatttcgtaatattttgttttgtcctCCAATGAAAACTCTTGGCGTGTAGATATTCTTCTTAATACAAAACtagattatttttattgagtatGTAAATTCTCAATGGAggttaaaaattgttaaaatgatGAGGAGGAGAAtgtcaaattttattaaaaatctaaCAGCTTAACTTTTAGTCCTGACtaataatatgaaaaacaatttatgtATCTCATTGCAGGTACATCATGATATGGAAGCTCCTTTGTCACATTATTTCATGTATACAGGACACAATTCCTACCTTACTGGAAATCAATTTACTAGTGAGAGCAGTGATAAACCAATTATAGAGGCTTTGAAACAAGGTGTACGAGTAATTGAACTTGATTTATGGCCATCTTCAACTAAAGATGGTGGTATTAAAGTAGTTCATGGAAAGTATGTACTATTAGACCGCTAGAAAAATATAATGCACCATAAAGTTGGATGATTGTTTTCTTGTATCTTATGGTCTTAATTCTTGAAATCAATGCAGGACTCTCACCACTCCAGTTGCACTAACCAAATGTTTGGAAGCCATAAAAGAATATGCTTTTGTTAAATCTGATTTTCCAGTGATTCTAACTTTAGAAGACCACCTAACACCAAAGCTTCAGTATAACTTTGCAAAAgtaagcatttttatttttgtcaacaatcactttcaagtttcaaccgaTAAAGCACAGATACATGACACAAACTCTTGACACAACACTGATATAtagacaccaataataatttaagaaaatagtagtgattgaatgtaatatATGTGTCGTTGTTAGACATCATCACGTGTCGAACAACATACATGTCTTCAATCTAAAACGTCAACTCTACGAATCTAAAGGGTGATCATGATTTTTTCTATGCAGATAGCAATTCAAATATTTGGAAATATGCTTTATCGTCCTGGGACAGATTGTTTAACAGAATTTCCCTCGCCAGCATCACTCAAAAATATGGTACTTATATCAACTAAATCACCAAAAGAATATAATCAATCTGATAGTGTCAGCAATCAGGTGTTAAATGGATGTGAATCATCTGAAGACGAATCATGGGAATTGCAAGATTCTATGGTTAAACTGAAAACTGAAGAAAAGGTGAGGGAATCATATATTCCATCTTTTCATTCttcaaaaaaggaaaacaaaatgtGAATTATTTTGCGTTATGGCATGGTTATCATATTAGCAATGTGATGTGACTCATATTAGCAATGCATTTTACCATTAATAATAAGATTCAGTTTGCAATTTAGAAAATAAGTTTTTCAGATTCACAATATGAATCTCGATTTGATAACCGTGTATTTAAATATTTCTCATTTTATGGATGGCAGAGTGTAAATGATGAAGACAAGGAAGATATAAATACAAATGCTTTCAAATCAAACCAGCAAGTTGCACTTCAATACAAACATTTGATTGCAATTCATGGTGGAAAATCAGAAGGTAACATGAAGGATATACTAAAAGTTGATGGTGGTAAAGTCAGAAGGCTAAGTTTGAGTGAGAAGAAACTCAAAACTGCTTCTAAATCTCATGGGCCTGACCTAATTAGGTGCCTATCAAACTTACTTGACAATTAGCATTTCTACCGTATGACAACACCTACGACATGCTGAATAAAACCTACCATCTTAATTCACATGTATATGCTTTTCAGGTTCACACAGAAAAATATCCTCAGAATTTATCCTAAAGGAGAACGTGTCCGATCCTCAAATTTTAGGCCACTTTTAGGGTGGATGTATGGAGCTCAGATGGTTGCATGCAATATGCAGGTTGGAATTGTGTTTTTTGTATATTTGGTATTTGATTAGTGATATGTTAACCCAAATTTTGATAGCAAGTTTCGATTACAATTTAC
It encodes:
- the LOC11410352 gene encoding phosphoinositide phospholipase C 6 is translated as MKTKIFKIVVKFLTKKGKVDKEEPLFDLKEAFSKFANGENHMSKEQLLRFMVEYQGEQNCTLLDLEPIIEKVLKMESSNTETSSIVGLSLDDFINFLLVDDFNGPLKDEVHHDMEAPLSHYFMYTGHNSYLTGNQFTSESSDKPIIEALKQGVRVIELDLWPSSTKDGGIKVVHGKTLTTPVALTKCLEAIKEYAFVKSDFPVILTLEDHLTPKLQYNFAKIAIQIFGNMLYRPGTDCLTEFPSPASLKNMVLISTKSPKEYNQSDSVSNQVLNGCESSEDESWELQDSMVKLKTEEKSVNDEDKEDINTNAFKSNQQVALQYKHLIAIHGGKSEGNMKDILKVDGGKVRRLSLSEKKLKTASKSHGPDLIRFTQKNILRIYPKGERVRSSNFRPLLGWMYGAQMVACNMQGHGKPLRLMQGMFKANGGCGYVKKPEFLIQEVANNEAFDPKRKLPAKQILKVKVYKGVGWSSDFSPTHFDRFSPPDFYTKVSIAGVRADCAKKKTSVKMDNWNPIWDEEFEFRLTVPELALLRIEVKDKDQTKDDFAGQTCLPVSELRHGFRSVALCDRKGKKYNSVKLLLGFQLETLKML